In one window of uncultured Sphaerochaeta sp. DNA:
- a CDS encoding MBL fold metallo-hydrolase encodes MVQYAVLGSGSSGNSYLFTDGTVSILIDQGYSVVELTRRLSQFSVPLSTVQAVFLTHFHPDHARGVGVLSRRLPIPVYAHDRMVAEQPLLIEKLGIPEGKLQTVCTSELVEVGPFSLFCFETSHDSGGSVGWYITHQDTHYMVLTDTGITSEQQMMLAEGATILFLEANYDEQMLKTGPYPAMLKRRISGNLGHLSNEQALQFLCESGFKGEHVYFIHLSECNNDPVILEKVVQSRTDLPYTVCRKNQWYGPKNEVHL; translated from the coding sequence ATGGTACAGTATGCCGTTCTGGGCAGTGGGTCCAGTGGAAACAGTTATCTTTTCACCGATGGTACCGTCTCCATCTTGATTGACCAAGGCTACAGTGTTGTGGAGCTTACAAGACGTCTGTCTCAGTTCTCCGTACCACTTTCTACCGTCCAGGCGGTATTCCTCACCCATTTCCATCCTGACCATGCCCGTGGTGTCGGTGTGCTTTCCCGGAGATTGCCTATACCTGTCTATGCCCACGATCGTATGGTTGCCGAGCAACCACTGCTGATCGAGAAATTGGGTATCCCAGAAGGAAAGCTACAGACCGTTTGTACTTCGGAACTTGTTGAAGTCGGCCCCTTCTCCCTGTTCTGTTTTGAAACAAGTCACGACAGTGGTGGTTCTGTTGGTTGGTATATTACCCATCAGGATACCCATTACATGGTGTTGACCGATACGGGCATCACGAGCGAGCAACAGATGATGCTTGCAGAGGGTGCTACCATCCTATTTCTGGAAGCGAATTATGATGAACAGATGTTGAAAACCGGCCCCTATCCGGCAATGTTGAAGCGGAGGATCTCCGGTAATCTGGGTCATCTGTCCAATGAACAAGCCTTGCAGTTCCTCTGTGAGAGTGGCTTCAAGGGTGAACATGTCTATTTCATCCATCTCTCTGAATGTAACAATGATCCTGTGATTCTGGAAAAAGTGGTTCAGTCCAGGACTGACCTTCCCTATACTGTATGCAGGAAAAATCAGTGGTATGGACCAAAAAACGAGGTGCATTTATGA
- a CDS encoding AMP-binding protein: MYKTIPQIFTEVVTQYPAYTVQMSKDKNGVFQSISYSDLYSEVNSLAACLMNHGVKRGDLVGLISDNRREWLASDLAILSLGAADVPRGRDAMPYEVSFILSVTEAAFCFVENAVQLRKILNISENLPALQHLIVMDREFTHQQRDEAASTTKIEILCYQDLVDEGRALLDDHAMAKKVESERAKGNSEEIATIIFTSGTTGDPKGVMLTHANFAYQLEAVPKLIERFAPGQRWLSVLPVWHSFERILQYVIIGNASTVAYSKPLGSILLADLALVNPHWMGSVPRIWEAVKAGVFASMKNKSPVAKGLFSFFIKVASMYSRSRDLVRGEVATFKKRSRILDVSTGLLPMVLLYPLYKAGDHLVFSKVKQKLGKNFIAGVSGGGSLSAGVDIFFASIGVKLLDGYGLTESAPVVAVRPLLHGVKRTVSPLEGTEVRIVTDQGQEAKPGEKGIVMVRGPQVMKGYYKRPDLTRLVLDEKGWLNTGDLGIWTHRGEFALSGRAKDTIVLAGGENLEPVPIEAKLCESEFIEQAIVLGQDKKYLGALIVLNKQRIEEYLKQKEIPYLADKLYQMQEVRSLIEQTIGDIINSKHGFKSFEHIVRFRLLSKSFEVGKELSAKQELKRFEINRLYQREIDELFVS; the protein is encoded by the coding sequence TCGATCTCCTATTCTGATCTCTATAGTGAGGTGAACAGCTTGGCTGCCTGCCTGATGAACCATGGCGTCAAACGCGGAGACCTGGTTGGCCTGATCAGTGACAACCGCCGTGAATGGCTCGCCAGCGACTTGGCGATCCTCAGCCTGGGGGCTGCTGATGTTCCCCGTGGTCGGGATGCAATGCCCTATGAAGTTAGCTTCATTCTCTCTGTAACTGAAGCAGCATTCTGTTTTGTCGAGAATGCGGTTCAGTTGCGCAAGATTCTCAACATCAGTGAAAACCTCCCGGCTTTGCAACACTTGATCGTCATGGATCGTGAGTTTACCCATCAGCAACGTGATGAGGCCGCCTCTACCACCAAGATCGAGATTCTCTGTTATCAGGATCTCGTGGATGAAGGGAGGGCACTCCTTGATGATCATGCCATGGCAAAAAAGGTTGAGAGCGAGCGAGCAAAAGGGAACAGTGAGGAAATTGCAACCATCATCTTCACCAGTGGTACCACTGGTGACCCAAAGGGGGTCATGCTCACCCATGCAAACTTTGCCTACCAGCTGGAGGCTGTTCCCAAGTTGATCGAGAGGTTTGCCCCCGGTCAGCGTTGGCTCAGTGTCCTTCCCGTTTGGCACTCCTTTGAACGGATCCTGCAGTATGTCATCATTGGCAATGCATCAACAGTTGCATATTCCAAACCATTGGGATCAATTCTGCTTGCTGACTTGGCGCTCGTGAATCCCCATTGGATGGGTTCTGTTCCCCGTATATGGGAAGCAGTAAAGGCTGGAGTATTTGCCAGTATGAAGAACAAGAGTCCCGTTGCAAAAGGCCTGTTCTCCTTCTTTATCAAGGTTGCAAGTATGTACAGCAGAAGCAGGGACCTTGTACGGGGAGAGGTTGCCACATTCAAGAAGCGCAGCCGCATCCTTGATGTATCGACAGGTCTGCTGCCGATGGTATTGCTCTACCCACTCTATAAGGCAGGGGACCATCTGGTTTTTTCCAAGGTCAAGCAGAAACTGGGCAAGAATTTCATTGCCGGTGTCAGTGGTGGGGGCTCTCTCAGTGCAGGGGTGGATATCTTCTTTGCCTCAATCGGTGTGAAGTTGCTTGACGGGTATGGCCTGACCGAGAGTGCCCCTGTAGTAGCGGTACGTCCTCTGCTCCATGGGGTTAAACGTACGGTAAGTCCTCTGGAAGGAACAGAAGTACGTATTGTCACTGATCAAGGCCAGGAAGCGAAGCCCGGTGAGAAAGGCATCGTCATGGTTCGTGGCCCACAGGTGATGAAGGGATACTACAAGCGTCCTGATCTTACCCGATTGGTCTTGGATGAGAAGGGTTGGCTTAATACCGGTGACCTGGGTATTTGGACCCACCGTGGTGAGTTTGCACTCAGCGGAAGGGCGAAGGATACCATCGTTCTGGCAGGAGGAGAAAACCTTGAGCCGGTACCCATCGAAGCAAAACTCTGTGAGAGTGAGTTCATTGAACAGGCCATTGTACTGGGGCAGGACAAGAAGTATCTGGGTGCCTTGATTGTCCTCAACAAGCAACGTATCGAAGAGTACCTCAAGCAGAAGGAAATTCCCTACCTCGCCGATAAGCTGTATCAGATGCAGGAAGTGAGAAGCCTGATCGAGCAAACGATCGGGGATATCATCAACAGCAAGCATGGTTTCAAGAGTTTCGAGCATATCGTTCGTTTCCGCCTCCTCTCCAAGAGCTTTGAGGTAGGAAAGGAGTTGAGCGCTAAGCAAGAACTGAAGCGATTTGAGATCAACCGCCTCTACCAACGTGAGATTGATGAGCTCTTCGTGAGTTGA
- a CDS encoding AMP-binding protein → MKKKQAEVWSLKRIKKLKREDGLTMKTVNKYTMDAVVDCSASRNGDGIALRTYREEGTEITYAQLKMMKDAISITLLEAGFSRGDKIAVMGESCPTWMVAYFGITSIGCVAVPILPDFSTKETTQILEHAGVKGVVINVKHFEKVKGYVQANDSYLVRMEDLFHIPSTIAKGLEDKTQFAAAPGKDISRRKIDEKGRKLREASLAHEDDLASLIYTSGTTGSSKGVMLTHKNLVWNADISTDVYVDLNHKSKVLSILPVSHVYEFTTGQILELMCGCEIVYLGKPPVTSILLPALKDVKPTIVMTVPLLIEKVYRSAVLPVTKGNEKIKKWMRYSFTRKLISKAIGRKLKMTFGGHMKFFGIGGAPLDREVEQFLADAKFPYAIGYGLTETAPLIAGGKPKKHYVGVIGKLVEHVDVKLADPDPETGVGEILVKGPNVMQGYYDNPELNKASFTEDGYFRTGDLGHLDKHGRLSIKGRTKTMILGSGGENIYPELIESVINNQDFVTESLVIPEQGGLAALIKIDVEAFASKMALNVNEAKDEALKYVAKIREDVNKELSAFSRLSSAELQEEPFQRTPTQKIKRFLYSRGKDDTAKEAEKG, encoded by the coding sequence ATGAAGAAAAAACAAGCAGAAGTATGGTCCTTGAAGAGAATAAAAAAACTCAAGCGTGAAGACGGTCTTACCATGAAGACCGTGAACAAGTATACAATGGACGCAGTAGTTGATTGTTCAGCTAGTCGTAATGGAGACGGGATTGCCTTACGTACCTACCGTGAGGAAGGCACTGAGATTACCTACGCACAGCTGAAGATGATGAAGGATGCCATTTCCATTACCCTCCTTGAGGCTGGATTCTCACGTGGGGATAAGATTGCCGTAATGGGGGAGAGTTGTCCTACCTGGATGGTTGCCTATTTCGGCATCACCTCCATCGGTTGTGTGGCAGTTCCCATCCTACCGGATTTCTCAACCAAGGAGACTACCCAGATTCTCGAACATGCTGGGGTGAAAGGTGTCGTAATAAACGTCAAGCATTTTGAAAAGGTAAAGGGATATGTCCAGGCCAATGATTCCTACTTGGTAAGAATGGAAGACTTATTTCACATCCCCTCAACCATCGCAAAGGGACTTGAGGATAAAACACAGTTTGCTGCCGCACCGGGTAAGGATATCAGCCGCAGAAAGATCGATGAGAAAGGAAGGAAGCTTCGAGAAGCCTCTCTTGCCCACGAAGATGATCTTGCCTCCCTGATCTATACCAGTGGCACCACCGGCAGCAGCAAGGGAGTGATGCTTACCCATAAGAATCTTGTTTGGAATGCTGATATATCGACTGATGTGTATGTAGATCTCAATCACAAGTCCAAGGTACTTTCAATTTTGCCGGTAAGCCATGTCTATGAGTTTACCACCGGACAAATATTGGAGCTTATGTGTGGTTGTGAAATTGTATATCTGGGTAAGCCGCCGGTTACATCGATCCTGCTTCCCGCTCTCAAGGACGTAAAGCCCACAATTGTGATGACTGTTCCCCTGCTTATCGAAAAGGTATACCGAAGTGCCGTGCTTCCTGTTACCAAGGGTAACGAAAAGATCAAGAAATGGATGCGTTACTCCTTTACCCGCAAGTTGATCAGCAAGGCTATAGGTCGTAAACTGAAGATGACCTTCGGTGGTCATATGAAGTTCTTCGGTATTGGCGGGGCTCCACTTGACCGAGAGGTAGAACAATTCCTCGCTGATGCAAAGTTTCCCTATGCCATAGGCTACGGGCTTACCGAGACCGCTCCCCTGATCGCTGGTGGGAAACCCAAGAAACATTATGTTGGGGTCATCGGTAAATTGGTTGAGCATGTCGATGTGAAGTTGGCCGATCCTGATCCGGAGACCGGAGTGGGAGAAATCTTGGTGAAGGGCCCGAATGTCATGCAGGGATACTACGACAATCCTGAGCTGAACAAGGCAAGCTTCACCGAGGATGGTTATTTCAGGACAGGCGATCTAGGGCACCTGGACAAGCATGGCCGACTCTCTATCAAGGGAAGGACAAAGACCATGATCCTGGGCAGTGGAGGGGAGAATATCTACCCAGAGCTGATCGAGTCTGTGATAAACAATCAGGATTTTGTCACTGAGTCATTGGTTATCCCAGAACAGGGTGGTCTGGCGGCGTTGATCAAGATCGACGTTGAGGCTTTTGCCAGCAAGATGGCCTTGAATGTCAATGAGGCAAAGGATGAAGCCCTGAAATATGTCGCGAAAATCAGAGAGGACGTGAACAAGGAATTGAGTGCTTTCAGCCGACTCAGCAGTGCTGAGTTGCAGGAAGAGCCGTTCCAGAGAACGCCGACCCAGAAGATCAAGCGATTTCTGTACTCCAGAGGCAAGGATGATACAGCAAAGGAAGCCGAAAAGGGTTGA
- a CDS encoding 3-deoxy-7-phosphoheptulonate synthase, translating to MANVDIRIKQVEPLATPQQVVSLLPVDERTAESIRRSRQTVNDIIQGRDQRLLAIIGPCSLHDPKAALEYARKLKKLASEIENEMFVVMRTYFEKPRTVGGWKGLILDPKMDGSYDIGGGIMAARSLLLDIVKMGLPVGCEVLDPIIPQYIDELMSWSSIGARTTESQIHRNLASGLSVAVGFKNSTSGDLFNAINAIKSAHQPASFIGMDASGASAIFRTTGNDCCHLILRGGDQSPNYYEDDVENARVFMQKEGVNPSIIIDCSHANSRKHYERQKRVLRSLIDQVSWGEKAIRGFMLESNLEQGCQKIPEDLSTLKYGVSVTDACIGWDETERIVHHACDLLRKARSEGGIIQPL from the coding sequence ATGGCAAACGTAGATATCAGAATCAAGCAGGTTGAACCACTTGCTACACCGCAGCAGGTTGTCTCCCTGCTGCCGGTTGATGAAAGAACCGCAGAATCCATACGTCGAAGCCGTCAGACGGTCAACGATATCATCCAAGGAAGGGACCAACGATTGCTTGCAATCATCGGTCCCTGTTCTCTGCATGACCCCAAGGCAGCACTCGAATACGCACGGAAGCTCAAGAAGCTTGCAAGCGAAATAGAGAATGAGATGTTTGTGGTAATGCGTACCTACTTTGAGAAGCCAAGGACCGTAGGTGGTTGGAAGGGCTTGATCCTCGATCCAAAAATGGATGGGTCCTATGATATCGGTGGTGGTATCATGGCTGCCCGCTCCCTCCTGCTGGACATCGTGAAGATGGGACTGCCGGTAGGATGCGAGGTCCTTGACCCCATTATTCCCCAGTACATCGACGAGTTGATGAGTTGGTCTTCAATTGGTGCTAGAACAACTGAGAGTCAGATCCACCGCAACCTTGCCAGTGGCTTGAGTGTGGCTGTTGGGTTCAAGAACAGTACCAGCGGGGACCTGTTTAATGCAATCAACGCCATCAAGAGCGCCCATCAACCGGCATCATTCATTGGTATGGATGCCTCTGGTGCCAGTGCCATCTTTAGGACCACCGGTAATGATTGTTGCCACTTGATCCTTCGTGGTGGAGACCAGAGTCCCAACTACTATGAGGATGATGTAGAGAATGCAAGGGTCTTTATGCAGAAGGAGGGGGTGAATCCCTCAATCATCATCGATTGCAGTCATGCAAACTCCAGAAAACACTATGAAAGGCAGAAACGGGTATTGCGTTCTCTCATTGACCAGGTTTCCTGGGGTGAGAAGGCTATTCGTGGCTTTATGTTGGAAAGCAACCTGGAACAGGGATGTCAAAAAATTCCTGAAGATCTATCTACCTTGAAATATGGCGTATCCGTAACTGATGCATGCATTGGTTGGGATGAGACTGAACGAATAGTGCACCATGCTTGCGATTTACTTCGCAAGGCTCGTAGCGAAGGCGGCATTATCCAGCCGCTGTGA
- a CDS encoding ArsC/Spx/MgsR family protein: MIQIIGTKKCKETAKAIRSCKERSIAFQFVDLSQRTLSEGEWRSLFGAYSAETLIDESSAYYVNEGYAWRSFDAAQELAEHPQLLKTPVLRYKGKVHLGYDPAVLAAWGTL; encoded by the coding sequence ATGATTCAGATTATCGGAACAAAAAAATGCAAAGAAACAGCGAAGGCAATCAGGAGCTGCAAAGAACGCAGCATTGCCTTCCAGTTTGTTGACTTGAGCCAACGCACACTCTCCGAAGGGGAGTGGCGTTCGCTTTTCGGCGCATATAGCGCTGAAACGTTGATCGATGAGTCTAGTGCCTATTATGTAAATGAAGGCTATGCATGGAGAAGCTTTGATGCTGCCCAGGAGTTGGCAGAGCATCCCCAACTGCTTAAGACTCCAGTGCTTCGCTATAAGGGAAAGGTTCACCTCGGTTATGATCCAGCGGTACTTGCTGCATGGGGAACGCTTTGA